Proteins encoded by one window of Streptomyces sp. NBC_01571:
- a CDS encoding stage II sporulation protein M: MDLDVFVSAHGAEWDRLDALLRRRRRLTGAEADELVALYQRTATHLSLIQSSAPDPQLTGRLSQLVARARSAVTGTRRASWRDVTRFLTQGFPAAVYRSRHWWVPTALFSTAVAVLLGWWIGAHPEVQSSIAAPAELRRLTRPGGEYETYYSSHPAASFAAQVWTNNAEAAAMCLVLGVFLGIPVLWILLQNMLNVGVGIGLMSSAGRLDTFLGLILPHGLLELTAVFVAAGTGLRLGWTLIDPGPRSRRTALAEEGRAALGMAIGLALVLFVSGAIEGFVTPSGLPTWARIAIGIVAELAFLTYVYVLGGRAVRAGDTGDVEEAERSATLPTAA, from the coding sequence ATGGACCTCGACGTCTTCGTGTCCGCGCACGGCGCGGAGTGGGACCGCCTGGACGCCCTGTTGCGCCGTCGGCGCCGGCTCACCGGAGCGGAGGCCGACGAACTCGTGGCCCTGTACCAACGCACGGCCACCCATCTCTCCCTCATCCAGTCCAGTGCCCCGGACCCGCAGCTCACCGGGCGCCTCAGCCAGTTGGTGGCACGCGCGCGCAGCGCCGTGACCGGCACTCGCCGCGCCTCCTGGCGCGATGTCACCCGCTTCCTCACCCAGGGGTTCCCCGCCGCCGTCTACCGCTCGCGCCACTGGTGGGTGCCCACAGCACTCTTCTCCACCGCCGTCGCGGTCCTCCTGGGGTGGTGGATCGGCGCGCACCCGGAGGTCCAGTCCTCGATCGCGGCTCCCGCAGAACTGCGCCGGCTCACGCGCCCCGGCGGCGAGTACGAGACCTACTACTCGAGTCACCCGGCGGCCTCCTTCGCGGCCCAGGTGTGGACGAACAACGCCGAGGCCGCCGCGATGTGCCTGGTCCTGGGCGTCTTCCTGGGGATACCCGTGCTCTGGATCCTCCTCCAGAACATGCTCAACGTAGGTGTCGGCATCGGCCTGATGTCGTCGGCCGGCCGCCTCGACACCTTCCTCGGCCTGATCCTTCCGCACGGTCTCCTGGAACTGACGGCCGTCTTCGTCGCCGCGGGTACGGGCCTGCGCCTGGGCTGGACCCTGATAGATCCGGGCCCCCGCTCCCGCCGCACAGCCCTCGCCGAAGAGGGCCGAGCCGCCCTCGGCATGGCGATCGGCCTGGCGCTGGTCCTGTTCGTCTCGGGCGCCATCGAAGGCTTCGTCACCCCGTCCGGCCTCCCCACCTGGGCCCGCATCGCCATAGGGATCGTGGCTGAACTGGCCTTCCTCACGTACGTCTATGTCCTGGGCGGTCGTGCCGTACGGGCCGGTGACACCGGTGACGTCGAGGAGGCCGAGCGCAGCGCCACGCTGCCGACGGCCGCGTGA